The sequence CAGGATCGGCGCAGCCAGGGCGGCCACGAAGTAGAGGATCACGACGATCAACGAGAACATCGAGAGCTTGTCCTTGCGGAAGCGGTCCCTGGCCAGCTTGCCCGGGGACTTGTTCGCCACTGCACCGTCGGTCCCGTCGGTGGGCTCCTCAGCGCCAGCGAAGTGGCTCTCGAGTTCGGTGCCCGGTGCAGTCATTTCCACCTCGTCGTGTGCGCTTCTGGTTCGGTCCGGGCACGCGACGACCTGCGTCACGCGCCGGTGCGACCATATGTGACCCGGACCTCACTGGCGATCACCGACGAGTAACGATCCGGACACGGCTGTGCGCTCCGGCGACACATCCGCGGACGATTCAGCTGTTTGGCGAGAGATCCTTCGCCGGCGTCACATCCACGCCTGCTTCCTTGCGTTGCTGGATCGAGATGGGGGCGGGCGCCGAGGTGAGCGGGTCGAACCCCCGCCGGACTTCGGGAACGCGATCACGTCGCGGATGGAATCGGCTCCAGCCAGGATCGCGCAGATGCGGTCCATGCCCACGGCGATGCCGCCGTGAGGCGGGGCGCCGTACTTGAAGGCCTCCAACAGGAACCCGAACTTCTCCTGTGCCTCGTCCTCGTCGATGCCCATGACGGAGAAGACGCGCTTCTGCACGTCCTCACGGTGGATCCGGATCGACCCGCCACCGAGCTCGCTGCCGTTGCACACGATGTCGTAGGCGAATGCGAGCACCCGGCCCGGGTCGCTCTCGAGGTCGTCGAGGAACTGGGGCTGCGGGCTGGTGAAGGCGTGGTGGACGGCCGTCCACGCTCCCGCTCCCACCGCGACGTCGCCGCTCTCGACAGCCTCGCTGGCCGGCTCGAAGAGCGGCGCGTCCACGACCCAGGTGAAGGCGAAGGCCGACTCGTCGATGAGTCCGCAGCGCCGGCCGATCTCGAGCCGCGCGGCGCCCAGGAGGGCGCGGCTCGACTTCGGGGCGCCGGCCGCGAAGAAGACGCAGTCACCGGGCTTCGCGCCGACCTGCGCCGCGAGGCCGGCGAGCTCGTCCTCGGTGAGGTTCTTGGCCACCGGTCCGGTCAGGGTGCCGTCCTCCTGGACCAGGACGTAGGCCAGGCCGCGCGCGCCGCGCTGCTTGGCCCAGTCCTGCCAGGCGTCGAGCTTCTTGCGGGGCTGGCTGGCGCCGCCGGGCATGACGACCGCCCCGACGTAGTCGGCCTGGAAGACCCGGAACGGCGTGTCCTTGAAGTAGTCGGTGCACTCCACCAGCTCGTTGCCCATGCGCAGGTCGGGCTTGTCGCTGCCGAAGCGGGCCATCGCATCGGCATACGTCATCCGCGGGATGGGGCGTGGGATCTCGACGTCGATCAGGGCCCACATCTCCGCGAGCACCTCCTCCATCAGCACGAGGACGTCCTCCTGCTCGACGAACGACATCTCGATGTCGAGCTGGGTGAACTCCGGCTGGCGGTCGGCGCGGAAGTCCTCGTCGCGATAGCACCGCGCGATCTGGTAGTAGCGCTCCATGCCGGCGACCATGAGCAGCTGCTTGAACAGCTGCGGGCTCTGCGGCAGGGCGTACCAGCTGCCCGGGTGCAGCCGCGCCGGCACCAGGAAGTCGCGAGCACCTTCTGGGGTCGACCTGGTCAGCGTCGGGGTCTCGACCTCCACGAAGTCGTGGCGGTCGAGGACGTCGCGGGCTGCCTTGTTGACCTTGCTGCGCAGGCGCAGGGCGGCGTTGGGTCCGCTGCGGCGCAGGTCGAGGTAGCGGTGCTTCAGGCGCGCCTCCTCCCCCACGTCACCGCCCTTGGCGGTGCCGGCGTCGTCGATCGGGAACGGCAGCGGTGCGCTGGCGCTCAGGACCTCGACGGACGTGGCCACGACCTCGATCTGGCCGGTCGGCAGGCTGGGGTTCTCGTTGCCTGTCTTGCGGGCGACGACCTCGCCGGTCACCTTGAGGCAGAACTCGCTGCGCAGGCTGTGGGCGACCTCTTCGTCTCGAACGACCACCTGGACCACACCGCTCGCCTCGCGCAGGTCGAGGAACGCGACCCCACCGTGATCGCGACGGCGCGCGACCCATCCAGCGAGGACAACGGTCTGGCCGACGTGCTCGGCGCGCAGCGCGCCAGCGTCATGGGTGCGAATCATGCGGCGACTCTATCCGTGGTCCAACTTGGATCCACGGCTAGCCCCGACGGGGCCGCCCGACCTGGAACGTCAACGCAGCATTGACATTTTTCGAGCGTCAATAGAGTGTTGACACATGATGATGACATCCCGGATCACCCTCTCCAGCGGCGTCGGCCTCGTCCTCCCCGGGATGGCCCTCACCTGGCTGGGATCGGAGCTCGACGGTTTTCTGAAGGGCTTCTGCCAGGGCGCCGGCATCATGATGATGCTGTTGGGGGTCTGGCTGCTCGCTGCGCGCCTGCGTCGTCCGAGCACGGATGATCCCAACGCCATGTGGCTCCCGAGCCGCGATGCGGCAGGACGAGACGACGGCGCCGACCTGGACCGCGGATGAGCGAGATGGCCGCGGCGATCGGCGCCGCGATCCTCTCGGAACCGCCGCGAGTCGATCCGGACGACGGCACGGCACCACTGGAGATCGTGAGACGGGCGGCCCAGGCCGACCGGATCACGAGCGATCTCCTGAAGCAGTCCGTGGCGGCGGCGCGTGGGGGTGGCCAGAGCTGGTCGGCGATCGGCACCGCCCTGGGCCTGACGAGGCAGGCAGCCCAACAGCGCTTCGGCCGGGCGGAGACGACGGACGATCGACCCGACACACCGGTCGAACGCTGGCTCGGACCTGTGACCGTCTTCGACGAGCTGCCCGAGCTCGCGCTCGCGGGCTCGCTGGGCTGGCACACCGTGGGTGCCGGGATGCTGCGGCACCGGATGGTCAGGACCGCGACCCGTTGGGAGCACAAGCGAATCGCCTGGAGCGGGTCACTCACCCGCTACGAGCGCGACGGCTGGCAGGTCGGCTGTCGCGCGTTCCCGTGGATCTATCTGGTGCGCGACTCGGGCGAACCTGTGTCCTGACCCGCTCGGAGCACCTGCGGTCGCAGGTCTGCTTCGGGTGGGGTCCAGCTCGAGGGATCAGCCTCGACCTGCTCGCCGGACCGGATGTCCTTGACCTGGTGGGTGCCGTCGGCCTGGGTGAACCAGACGAACGGGATGCCCCGGCGCTCGGCCGCGCGGATCTGCTTGCCGAACTTGGCGGCGTCGGCGGACACCTCACAGGCGACGTCGCGAGCTCGCAGGGCGGTGGCGACCGCCGTACTGGAATCTCGGCCGTCCTCGTCGGTGACGGCGACCAGCACTGCGCTCGGGACCTTGCGGCTGCCGGACAGGACGCCGTCGGCGATGAGCGGGATCAGGGTGCGGGAGACGCCGAACGAGACGCCGACGCCCGGATAGGTGGTCTTGCCGTCACTGGCGAGCGCGTCGTAGCGACCACCCCCGCCGACGGACTTCAGGCGCTCGTAGCCGCTCATGAACACCTCGAGCACCGTGCCGGTGTAGTAGTCGAGGCCGCGCGCGATGCGCAGGTTGGCCTCGACGGTGACGCGCTCGGAGACCACCCCGGCGCACCCGTCGATGACGGCGGCGAGCTCGCGCAGGCCCTCGTCGAGCAGGTCGTCCTCGACGCCGAGTGCGCGCACCTGGTCGACGAAGCTGGTGTCACCGACCCGGATCGAGGCCAGCTGCAGGCACTGCTCGGCCTGCTCGGGAGTCGCCCCCGCCTGCTCGACGAGCTGCTCGGCGACCGCCTCGGCGGGGAGCTTGTCGAGCTTGTCGATGACCCTGATCGCAGCCGTCACGTCGGCGATGCCGAGGCCGCGATAGAAGCCCTGGATCAGCTTGCGGTTGTTGACCTGGAACGACAGCGGGGGAAGCGGTAGCGCACCGAGTGCCTCGACCATCACCCGCACCACCTCCACGTCGTGGTGGAACCCCAGCGTGTCGCGACCGACGATGTCGATGTCTGCCTGGGTGAACTGGCGGTAGCGCCCCTCCTGGGGTCGCTCGCCCCGCCAGGCGGGTTGGATCTGGAAGCGGCGGAAGGGGAAGTCGAGCTTGCCGGCGTTCTCGAGCACGTAGCGTGCGAACGGCACGGTCAGGTCGAAGTGCATCCCCAGCTCGGCCTTGGCGCCGGGCTCGGCCGCGAGGCGCTGGAGGACGAAGATCTCCTTGTCGATCTCACCACCCTTGGCGAGCCGGTCGAGGGGTTCGACGACCCGGGTCTCGATGTTGGCGAAGCCGTGCAGCTCGAAGGTCCGTGAGAGCGAGGCGATGACCTCGCGCTCGACGACCCGCTCCTCGGGAAGCAGCTCGGGGAACCCGCTCAGGGGTGCGATCTTCGCCATCAGAGGTCCTGGAGGTAGGGGTTGGTCGCCCGCTCCCGGCCGATGGACGTCTGCTCGCCGTGGCCGGGCAGGACCACGATGTCGTCGGCCAGGGGCAGCACCTTGGATGCCAGGCTGCGCAGCATCGTGGCGTGATCACCCCCGGGGAGGTCGGTGCGGCCGATCGAACCGGCGAACAGCAGGTCGCCGGAGAACATGACCTCGCTGATCTCCGCCTCGGCGTACGGCGTGCGGAAGGTGACCGAGCCCTCGGTGTGACCCGGCGTGTGGTCGACCACGAACTTCAGGCCCGCGAGCTCGAGCTCCTGGAGGTCCGCGAGCTCGCGGACGTCGTCGGGCTCCGCCCACTCATAGCTGCCCCCCAGCAGCATCTGGGTCGTCTCGCGGCTCATTCCCGCCATCGGGTCAGCCAGCAGGTGCCGGTCCTGGGGGTGTATCCAGGCAGTGGCGTCATAGGCACCAGCGACCGGGGCCACGCACCACATGTGGTCGACGTGACCGTGGGTGACGAGCACGGAGACGGGCTTGAGCTTGTGCTCGCGCACCACCTCCGCCACGCCGGCCGTGGCGTCCTTTCCGGGGTCGACGACGACGCACTCGGCGCCCGGTCCGGTGGCGACGACATAGCAGTTGGTGCCCCAGGGCCCAGCGGGGAAGCCGGCGATCAACACAGAGAGAGGTCCTTGCTGGCAGGTGGAGCCGGAGTGGAACGTCTCCGGGGTGCGCCAGCCTACCGAGGAACCCGCCGGCCCCTGCGGGTGACTACGATGGGCGACCATGAGCGCCGACAAGCAGTCCGACTGGGGCCGGGTGGCCGAGGACGGCACCGTCTATGTCAAGACGTCCGACGGGGAACGCACCGTGGGGCAGTACCCCGAGGGGACTCCCGAAGAGGCGCTGAAGTTCTACACCGACCGCTTCGACGCGCTCGCCTTCGAGGTGCACCTCCTCGAGCAGCGCATCGCCGCGGGCAAGCTCGCTCCCGAGGAGTCGATCACCCGGGTCAAGGCGCTGCGCGAGCAGGTCGTCGAGGCCAACGCGGTGGGCGACCTGACCGGGCTGGCCGCCAAGCTCGACGCCACCGCCCCGCTGATCGCGCTCCAGCGTGAGGCCAAGCGTGCCGAGAAGGCCAAGCGCACCGCTGAGTCGAAGGTGGAGAAGGAGCGCATCGTCGCCGAGGCGGAGAAGCTCGCCCAGGGCAACGACTGGCGCGCCGGTGCCAACCGGCTGCGTGACCTGCTCGACGAGTGGAAGGCACTCCCCCGCCTCGACAAGCCGACGGACGACACGCTGTGGAAGCGCTTCAGTGGCGCGCGCACCACCTACACGCGACGCCGCAAGGCCCACTTCGCCGAGGAGCACGAGCGTCGCGACAGTGCTCGCGTCATGAAGGAACGCCTGGCCAAGGAGGCCGAGGCGCTGGCGAGCTCGACCGAGTGGGGACCGACCGCAGGCAAGTATCGCGACCTCATGCGCGACTGGAAGGCCGCCGGACCTGCACCACGCGACATCGACGACGAGCTGTGGAAGCGCTTCCGTGGCGCCCAGGACGCCTTCTTCGGCGCCCGCGACGCCGCCAACGCCGAGCTCGACCAGGAGTTCGCCGCCAATGCCGAGGTCAAGGAACAGCTCCTCGTCGAGGCCGAGAAGCTCGTGCCCGTCACTGACCTCGATGCCGCCAAGAAGGCCTTCCGCGACCTGGCCGACAGGTGGGACGCAGCCGGCAAGGTGCCGCGCGACCGGATGAAGGACCTCGAGGGCCGCATGCGCAAGGTCGAGCAGGCCATCCGTGCTGTCGAGGATGACCAGTGGAAGCGCACCGACCCCGAGAAGTCCGCGCGCGCCGACGACATCGTCGCCAAGCTCGAGGCGGGCATCGCCGAGGAGCAGGCGAAGCTGGACAAGGCGCAGGCCGCCGGTGACTCCGCCAGGGTCAAGCAGCTCGAGGACTCCGTCGCCAACAAGCAGGCGTTCCTCGACATGGCTCGCCGGGCTGCCTCCGACTTCAGCTGAGCCTCGCCCCTCTGCACACGCGGGTGGTGTGGGCCTGTTGATGCTCCCACCCGCGCATGACACCGCATCAGCGACAACCAGACCACACCACCCGCCCGTGACCGGGGGCCTACGGTCCGGCGCGGGCGTGGGGACGATCAGCTGGTGACGCGGTAGGCGTCGAAGACGCCCGGGATGCCGCGGACGGCGCGGAGCACGCTGTCGAGGTGGGAGGCGTCGGCCATCTCGAAGGTGAAGCGGCTCTTGGCGACGCGGTCGCGGGTGGTGGAGAGCGAGGCGCTGAGGATGTTCACGTGCGCGTCGGAGAGCGCGATCGTGATGTCGGAGAGGAGGCGCGCACGGTCGAGGGCCTCGACCATGATGTTGACCAGGAACGTCGACTGCGACGTCGGCGCCCACTCGACCTCCAGGACCCGTTCGGGCTGGAGCTCCAGGCTGGCGGCGTTGGTGCAGTTCTTGCGGTGGACCGACACTCCCCCGCCCTTGGTGACGAAGCCCAGGATCGGGTCGCCGGGAACCGGGGTGCAGCACTTCGCGAGCTTGACCCAGAGGTCGTCGACGCCCTTGACCACGACACCGGAGTCGGTGCTGCTCGCAGCCGACCGGGAGCGCTTGGTGATCGTGACGCCCTCGGCGAGGTCCTCGGCCGCCCCGTCGTTGCCACCGTGCAGGTCGATGACTCGGCGTACGACCGCCTGCGCGCTGAGGTTGCCCTCGCCCACCGCGGCATAGAGCGCCGAGACGTCGTCGTGGTTGAAGTGGGCGGCCGCCTGCATCAGCGACTCGTGCGTCATCAACCGCTTGAGCGGGAGCCCCTCCTTGCGGATCTGGCGACCGATCTGGTCCTTGCCCCGCTCGATCGCTTCCTCGCGGCGCTCCTTGGTGAACCACTGACGGATCTTGGAGCGCGCCCGCGGGGACTTCACGAAGTTGAGCCAGTCCTGCGACGGACCGGCGCTGGGTGCCTTCGAGGTGAAGACCTCCACCACGTCGCCGTTGTCGAGCTGTGACTCCAGCGCGACCAGCCGACCGTTGACCCGGGCGCCGATGGTGTGGTGTCCCACCTCGGTGTGTACGGCGTAGGCGAAGTCGACCGGCGTGGCCTCGACGGGCAGCGGGATCACGTCGCCTCGCGGAGTGAAGACATAGACCTGCGCCCGGTTCATCTCGAACCGCAGCGACTCCAGGAACTCGCCCGGGTCCTCGACCTCCTGCTGCCAGTCCAGGAGCTGGCGCAGCCACGTCATGTCGTCGCCCGCCTGGGCGGACCCCGAGCGCGGGTCCGTGGTCGTGCCGGCCTTCGCGCCCTCCTTGTACTTCCAGTGGGCCGCGACACCGTATTCGGCGCGGCGGTGCATCGCGAAGGTGCGGATCTGCAGCTCAACGGGCTTGCCCTGCGGCCCGATCACGGTCGTGTGGAGGGACTGGTACATGTTGAACTTCGGCATCGCGACGTAGTCCTTGAACCGCCCCAGCACCGGGTTCCACCGCGAGTGCAGGACACCGAGGACCGAGTAGCAGTCGCGGTCCTCCTCGACGAGGACGCGGATGCCGACCAGGTCGTAGATGTCGGAGAACTCACGGCCGCCGACGATCATCTTCTGGTAGATCGAGTAGTAGTGCTTGGGCCGCCCGGTGACCTTGGCCTTGATCTTGGCCTCCCGCAGGTCGGCCTCGACGCCGGCGATCACCTCGGCAAGGAACTGGTCGCGCGAGGGCGCCCGGTCGGCGACGAGCCGGACGATCTCGTCATACATCTTCGGGTGGAGCGTGGCGAAGGCGAGGTCCTCCAGCTCCCACTTGAGGGTGTTCATGCCGAGGCGGTGCGCCAGCGGGGCATAGATGTCGAGGGTCTCGCGGGCCTTGCGCTCCTGGGTCTCGGACTTGAGGTAGCGAAGCGTGCGCATGTTGTGGAGCCGGTCGGCGAGCTTGATCACGAGCACCCGGATGTCGCGCGACATCGCGACGATCATCTTGCGGATGGTCTCGGCCTGGGCCGAGTCGCCGTACTGCACCTTGTCGAGCTTGGTCACTCCGTCGACCAGCACCGCCACCTCGTCGCCGAAGTCCTTGCGCAGCTCCTCGAGGGTGTAGGGCGTGTCCTCGACCGTGTCGTGGAGCAGTGCGGCCACCAAGGTGGGCTCGGTCATGCCGATGTCGGCCAGGATCGTGGTCACGGCGAGCGGGTGGGTGATGTAGGGGTCGCCGCTCTTGCGCATCTGCGTGCCGTGCATCTGCTCGGCGACGGCATAGGCACGCTCGATCAGCGCGACGTCGGCCTTGGGGTGGTTGGCCCGCACCGAGCGCAGCAACGGTTCCAGGACCGGGTTGCCGGTGGGCGGCTTCGCGCCGATGCGAGCGAGCCGCGCCCGCATGCTGCGGGCAGACAGCGGCACCGCTGACGCACGGTCCTGCGTCACGGGGGTGCTCGTCTCCTCGGCCATACGTCGGAGTCTAGTGAGGCAGCGGGCCCGGCCTGACCTAGACGGTGGTGATCGCGCTGACCGGCAGGTCGCCGAGCTTGGACCGGCCGCCGAGGAAGCCGAGCTCCATGAGTACGGCGACGCCGACACACGTCCCGCCACAGGCCTCGACCAGCTCCCGGGTGGCCGCGACGGTGCCACCGGTGGCCAGCACGTCGTCGACCAGCAGGACCCGGTCTCCGGGGGTGATGGAGTCGCGGTGGATCTGGAGGGTGGCGTCGCCGTATTCCAGGGAGAAGGCCACCTCGTGCGTCTCGCGCGGCAGCTTGCCGGGTTTGCGGACCGGCACGAAGCCGGTGCCGAGCGCGAGCGCGACCGGGGCCGCGAGGATGAAGCCACGCGCCTCCATCCCGACGACCTTGTCGACGAACGCTCCAGCCGCGTCGCGACCGAGGTCGGCGAGGGCCGCCGTGACGGCGCTGAAGCCGTCGTGGTCGGCCAGCAGCGGGGTGATGTCCTTGAACACCACGCCGGGCGTGGGGTGGTCGGGGACGTCGACCACCAGGCGCGCCATCGCCTTGCGGGCCGCCTCGATGGTGCTGGTCACGGCAGGCTCGACCACGTCAGGCGAGCGTTTCGGGATCGGTCGTGCCCGCCTGGGGCGAGTCGACGGCGCCGATCGCGCCGCGCACGACCTCGATGACTGTTCCTTCGGCGATCTGGAGCAGCGCGGTGTCCTCGGTCAAGGACTGGACGGTGCCATAGATCCCCGACGTCAGCATCACGCGCTGGCCGGGCTGCAGCTCTGCCTGGAGCTTCGCGGTCGCCTTCTGCCGGCGCGAGGCCGGACGCACGATCAGCAGCCAGAAGAGCAGCGCGAGCGCGACGAGGGGCAGGAATGAGGCGAGGTCGTTCAAGGATCACACCTTCGTGTCGGGAGGTCGGAGGCCCTGACGCTGCACCGGTCAGCTGTGGCGGTGGCCAGCACGGGAGTCTACGTCGACCGGGGTCGCAGCCCCGACTTCAGACGTCGTCGAAGAGGCTCGAGTCGGTGACCGGCATCGCGGGCGGGGTCAGCCCGAGGTGGGCCCACGCCGCCGGGGTCGCGACCCGCCCGCGGGGAGTCCTGGCCAGGAAGCCCTTGCGGACCAGGAACGGCTCGGCCACCTCCTCGACGGTCTCGCGCTCCTCCCCCACGGCCACGGCCAGCGTGGAGACCCCGACCGGGCCGCCGCCGAAGCGGCTGCACAGCACGTCGAGCACGGCGCGGTCGAGTCGGTCGAGGCCGGACTCATCGACCTCATAGAGCTCCAGCGCCGATCGGGCCACCCCGATGGTGACCACGCCGTCGGCCCTGACCTGCGCGAAGTCGCGCACCCGTCTCAGCAGCCGGTTGGCGATGCGGGGGGTGCCGCGTGATCGGCCGGCGATCTCGCTGGAACCCTCGGGGGTCAGGTCGACCCCGAGCATCCCGGCCGAGCGGTGCACGATCCGGTCGAGCTCGTGTGGCTCGTAGAACTCGAGGTGGGCGGTGAACCCGAAGCGGTCACGCAGCGGCCCGGGCAGCAACCCGGCGCGGGTCGTCGCCCCGACCAGGGTGAAGGGCGGGATCTCGAGCGGGATCGCGGTGGCGCCCGGGCCCTTGCCGATGATGACGTCGACCCGGAAGTCCTCCATCGCGAGATAGAGCATCTCCTCGGCGGGGCGCGACATCCGGTGGATCTCGTCGACGAAGAGCACGTCGCCCTCGTTGAGCCCGGACAGGATCGCCGCCAGGTCACCGGCGTGGGTGATGGCCGGGCCGCTCGTCAGCCGCAGCGGCACGTTCATCTCGGCGGCCACGATCATCGCCAGGGTGGTCTTGCCGAGTCCGGGAGGCCCGGACAGGAGCACGTGGTCGGGCGCCTTGCCGCGTCGCCGAGCGGCCTCGAGGACGAGGCCGAGCTGGTCGCGCACGCGCGTCTGTCCCACGACCTCGTCGAGGCTGCGCGGTCGCAGCGCCGCCTCGACGGCGCGCTCGTCACCGTCGGCGTCGGCGGAGGTGAGGCGCTGGAAGTGCGCTGCCTCGGCCGGAGTCAGCTCGCTCTCGGCGAGCTCGTCGTCGAGGGTCTCGTCGATGTCCTGGTCCCAGTCCATCGACTCAGGCCCTGCTCAAGGTGCGCAGGGCAGCCCGCAGCAGGGCTGGTATGTCGGGGGTGGCGCCGGCCTCGTCCGCGACCGCGTCGACCGCCTTGTCCGCCTCCTTGGCCGACCACCCGAGACCGACCAGGCCCTGGTGGACCTGGTCGCGCCACGGCTGACCGGGCCTCGGCGCCTGACCGGCCAGGCGCGGACCCGTGGGGGCGCCGATCCGGTCCTTGAGCTCGAGGATGATCCGCTGGGCGCCCTTCTGTCCGATGCCGGGGACGCGGGTCAGGGTCTTGACGTCCTCACCGGCGACCGCTGCGCGCAGGTCGTCGGGCGACAACACCGCGACCATGGCCTGGGCCACCTTGGGACCGACCCCGGAGGCGGTCTGGACGAGCTCGAAGACCTGCTTCTCGTCGTCGTCGAGGAACCCGAAGACCGTCAGTGAGTCCTCACGCACGACCATGCTCGTCGGCAGGGTGGCGTTGGCGCCGACTCGCAGCGTCGCCAACGTGTTGGGGGTGCACATCAGCTCGAGCCCGATGCCACCGACCTCGAGCACCGCGCTGGTGAGGGTGAGCGCCGCGACCTCGCCGCGGACGAAGGCGATCATGGTCGTCTCCCTGCTGCAGCCAGGGCTGCGTCGATCCGGGCCTGGGCGCCACCGCGCCAGATGTGGGTGATGGCCAGCGCCAGCGCGTCGGCGGCGTCAGCCGGCTTCGGGGGCGCGTCGAGACGCAGGATCCGCGTCACCATGGCGCCGACCTGGGCCTTGTCGGCGCGGCCGC comes from Nocardioides piscis and encodes:
- the hisS gene encoding histidine--tRNA ligase; translated protein: MAKIAPLSGFPELLPEERVVEREVIASLSRTFELHGFANIETRVVEPLDRLAKGGEIDKEIFVLQRLAAEPGAKAELGMHFDLTVPFARYVLENAGKLDFPFRRFQIQPAWRGERPQEGRYRQFTQADIDIVGRDTLGFHHDVEVVRVMVEALGALPLPPLSFQVNNRKLIQGFYRGLGIADVTAAIRVIDKLDKLPAEAVAEQLVEQAGATPEQAEQCLQLASIRVGDTSFVDQVRALGVEDDLLDEGLRELAAVIDGCAGVVSERVTVEANLRIARGLDYYTGTVLEVFMSGYERLKSVGGGGRYDALASDGKTTYPGVGVSFGVSRTLIPLIADGVLSGSRKVPSAVLVAVTDEDGRDSSTAVATALRARDVACEVSADAAKFGKQIRAAERRGIPFVWFTQADGTHQVKDIRSGEQVEADPSSWTPPEADLRPQVLRAGQDTGSPESRTR
- a CDS encoding MBL fold metallo-hydrolase, with the protein product MLIAGFPAGPWGTNCYVVATGPGAECVVVDPGKDATAGVAEVVREHKLKPVSVLVTHGHVDHMWCVAPVAGAYDATAWIHPQDRHLLADPMAGMSRETTQMLLGGSYEWAEPDDVRELADLQELELAGLKFVVDHTPGHTEGSVTFRTPYAEAEISEVMFSGDLLFAGSIGRTDLPGGDHATMLRSLASKVLPLADDIVVLPGHGEQTSIGRERATNPYLQDL
- a CDS encoding DUF349 domain-containing protein → MSADKQSDWGRVAEDGTVYVKTSDGERTVGQYPEGTPEEALKFYTDRFDALAFEVHLLEQRIAAGKLAPEESITRVKALREQVVEANAVGDLTGLAAKLDATAPLIALQREAKRAEKAKRTAESKVEKERIVAEAEKLAQGNDWRAGANRLRDLLDEWKALPRLDKPTDDTLWKRFSGARTTYTRRRKAHFAEEHERRDSARVMKERLAKEAEALASSTEWGPTAGKYRDLMRDWKAAGPAPRDIDDELWKRFRGAQDAFFGARDAANAELDQEFAANAEVKEQLLVEAEKLVPVTDLDAAKKAFRDLADRWDAAGKVPRDRMKDLEGRMRKVEQAIRAVEDDQWKRTDPEKSARADDIVAKLEAGIAEEQAKLDKAQAAGDSARVKQLEDSVANKQAFLDMARRAASDFS
- a CDS encoding RelA/SpoT family protein — translated: MRARLARIGAKPPTGNPVLEPLLRSVRANHPKADVALIERAYAVAEQMHGTQMRKSGDPYITHPLAVTTILADIGMTEPTLVAALLHDTVEDTPYTLEELRKDFGDEVAVLVDGVTKLDKVQYGDSAQAETIRKMIVAMSRDIRVLVIKLADRLHNMRTLRYLKSETQERKARETLDIYAPLAHRLGMNTLKWELEDLAFATLHPKMYDEIVRLVADRAPSRDQFLAEVIAGVEADLREAKIKAKVTGRPKHYYSIYQKMIVGGREFSDIYDLVGIRVLVEEDRDCYSVLGVLHSRWNPVLGRFKDYVAMPKFNMYQSLHTTVIGPQGKPVELQIRTFAMHRRAEYGVAAHWKYKEGAKAGTTTDPRSGSAQAGDDMTWLRQLLDWQQEVEDPGEFLESLRFEMNRAQVYVFTPRGDVIPLPVEATPVDFAYAVHTEVGHHTIGARVNGRLVALESQLDNGDVVEVFTSKAPSAGPSQDWLNFVKSPRARSKIRQWFTKERREEAIERGKDQIGRQIRKEGLPLKRLMTHESLMQAAAHFNHDDVSALYAAVGEGNLSAQAVVRRVIDLHGGNDGAAEDLAEGVTITKRSRSAASSTDSGVVVKGVDDLWVKLAKCCTPVPGDPILGFVTKGGGVSVHRKNCTNAASLELQPERVLEVEWAPTSQSTFLVNIMVEALDRARLLSDITIALSDAHVNILSASLSTTRDRVAKSRFTFEMADASHLDSVLRAVRGIPGVFDAYRVTS
- a CDS encoding adenine phosphoribosyltransferase, giving the protein MARLVVDVPDHPTPGVVFKDITPLLADHDGFSAVTAALADLGRDAAGAFVDKVVGMEARGFILAAPVALALGTGFVPVRKPGKLPRETHEVAFSLEYGDATLQIHRDSITPGDRVLLVDDVLATGGTVAATRELVEACGGTCVGVAVLMELGFLGGRSKLGDLPVSAITTV
- the yajC gene encoding preprotein translocase subunit YajC, with amino-acid sequence MNDLASFLPLVALALLFWLLIVRPASRRQKATAKLQAELQPGQRVMLTSGIYGTVQSLTEDTALLQIAEGTVIEVVRGAIGAVDSPQAGTTDPETLA
- the ruvB gene encoding Holliday junction branch migration DNA helicase RuvB, whose product is MDWDQDIDETLDDELAESELTPAEAAHFQRLTSADADGDERAVEAALRPRSLDEVVGQTRVRDQLGLVLEAARRRGKAPDHVLLSGPPGLGKTTLAMIVAAEMNVPLRLTSGPAITHAGDLAAILSGLNEGDVLFVDEIHRMSRPAEEMLYLAMEDFRVDVIIGKGPGATAIPLEIPPFTLVGATTRAGLLPGPLRDRFGFTAHLEFYEPHELDRIVHRSAGMLGVDLTPEGSSEIAGRSRGTPRIANRLLRRVRDFAQVRADGVVTIGVARSALELYEVDESGLDRLDRAVLDVLCSRFGGGPVGVSTLAVAVGEERETVEEVAEPFLVRKGFLARTPRGRVATPAAWAHLGLTPPAMPVTDSSLFDDV
- the ruvA gene encoding Holliday junction branch migration protein RuvA, translating into MIAFVRGEVAALTLTSAVLEVGGIGLELMCTPNTLATLRVGANATLPTSMVVREDSLTVFGFLDDDEKQVFELVQTASGVGPKVAQAMVAVLSPDDLRAAVAGEDVKTLTRVPGIGQKGAQRIILELKDRIGAPTGPRLAGQAPRPGQPWRDQVHQGLVGLGWSAKEADKAVDAVADEAGATPDIPALLRAALRTLSRA